In the Colius striatus isolate bColStr4 chromosome W, bColStr4.1.hap1, whole genome shotgun sequence genome, one interval contains:
- the LOC133628480 gene encoding endogenous retrovirus group K member 5 Gag polyprotein-like, producing the protein MGHVHSTERQLFVAMVKTLLKSRNISVTTKQVGGFLEFIDTMCPWFPNKGTINLETWNKVGENIKSYYAANGPDKIPIDAFPLWTLIKECLQGDTEYDKWQRQTRPRSRSADSGLKPSAVTNPDSQPSAPPEYPSIINNEQKDIQESKFKNPFLMYSNTGGKKCRPLKQSKSALRPIELSEELSSDEEAELEKEAAQYHNEDDQVFVNTPFKLKKQQTLLKKEPVVLPAIEAGRRPPPPDIYHQISPHSPLQLSLLQAKQQGEDVSGFSKILHAYPITYAPHPTQANVRIATYTSITFKNLKELKTAAAQYGATAPYTIAILETIAAEVLPPWDWKGLAKATLTGGEYLLWLTDFMDSCYDYSQKPHFRQQGITHEMLAGTGPHVDLAQQLTYPAATYDAIREIGLKAWKGLPRHGTSREELTKVRQGPDEPYHDFVSRLLQTSSRLIQDTDSAMILVKELAFENANNICQSILRPWKNKSTLNDYIRLCSDVSSGYIQGIVTAAAQQGKPVEQVLAAMQFKKNRRVAGPPGSCFHCGQMGHQVRQCPNKKIPSNNGKNPGLCPKCKKGNHWANECRSKYDKNGNSLIQPGNFSMGLPRAHPNKQGMYPVQVQTSEHQLNNPFHNSTEPPVIVPDWTCVPPPTSY; encoded by the coding sequence atgggacatgtacatagtacggaaagacagctgtttgtagctatggtcaagacattgttaaaaagtcgaaatatatctgtaaccaccaagcaagtgggtggatttttagaatttatagacactatgtgtccttggtttccgaataaaggcactattaacTTGGAAACCTGGAATAAGGttggtgaaaacattaaaagctattatgctgctaatggccctgataagatccctatagatgcttttcctttatggactttaattaaagaatgtttacaaggtgatactgaatatgataaatggcaacgacaaacacgtcctcgatctcgttcagcggattcaggtttaaaaccttctgctgtTACTAATCCcgattcacaaccctctgctccacctgaatatccatcaataatcaataatgaacaaaaagatattcaggaatctaaatttaaaaatccctttcttatgtactcaaatacgggaggtaaaaaatgccgaccgttaaaacaaagcaagagcgccttgagacctatagaattatctgaagaattatcctccgatgaggaagctgaattagaaaaagaagctgctcagtatcataatgaagatgatcaagtgtttgttaacacgccttttaaattgaagaaacagcaaacacttttaaaaaaggaacctgttgttttaccagcaatagaagctggtagacgtccgccccctcctgacatataccatcaaatatcacctcactcacccttacagttatcattgctacaagctaaacaacaaggtgaagatgtgagtgggttttcaaaaatattgcatgcttatcctataacatatgctcctcaccctactcaagccaatgttagaattgctacatatacatccattacatttaagaatcttaaagaattgaaaacagctgctgctcaatatggtgcaactgcaccatatactattgctattttagagaccattgcagctgaagttcttcccccatgggactggaaaggcttagctaaagctaccttaacgggaggagaatatttgttatggcttacagattttatggattcctgttatgattattctcaaaaaccacactttcgccaacaaggaattactcatgaaatgttagctGGCACAGGACCGCATGTTGATCTGGCACAACAATTAACTTACCCTGCTGCGACATATGATGCCATTCgagaaattggtttgaaagcctggaaagggctacctagacatggaacgtctagggaagaattaactaaagtccgacagggaccagatgaaccttatcatgattttgtatctcgtttgttacaaacttcatctaggctcatacaagacaccgattcagctatgattttagttaaggaattagcttttgaaaatgctaataatatctgtcaatccatattaagaccttggaaaaataaatcaacattaaatgactatatcagattatgttctgatgttagctctgggtatattcaaggcatagtcactgctgcagcacaacagggcaaacctgttgagcaagttttagctgcaatgcaatttaagaaaaacagaagggttgcaggccctcctggtagttgttttcattgcggacaaatggggcatcaagtacgtcaatgtcctaataaaaagattccaagtaataatggaaaaaatccaggtttatgcccaaaatgcaaaaagggtaatcattgggctaatgaatgccgatctaaatatgataagaatGGCAATTCTTTGATACAGCcgggaaacttctcaatgggcttgccccgggcccacccaaacaaacaggggatgtatcctgtgcaggtgcaaacctcagagcaccagctaaacaatccatttcacaactccaccgagccaccagtcatagtgccggactggacctgtgttcctcctcccacttcgtatTAA